Within the Osmerus eperlanus chromosome 10, fOsmEpe2.1, whole genome shotgun sequence genome, the region ACCCACAGTGCTGTGATGTACCTATACAGGGAAATTGTGTGTATACGAGTTGTGGTTGGTTCCGGAATTGTAGCTGTAAACTTCAGCTAGTTAGCTGCGACATCAACAGCATGGTAGCACTGAAGCACGTCACACTTCCCCAACAAACACCAAATATTCTACTGTTGGCTGTCGGGTCTAGAATGTTTGGAAAGATAACTGTCATTTTTACACTACAAACGTCACACCAAACCAACACAACCCAACAGCCCTTGTCTGTTGGTGTTTGTTTGGGCAGTCTGAACTGGCCTTTACCTGGGTTGGGTTGTAGACGGGAAAGTCCTCCACTGGAGGGATGAGGCCCTGGGCGATCAGCTGACCATAGGAGGGCGGAGCCTCTCTCTGCACAAACTCCGCCTCCAGGCGGGTCATCTGAGTCTCGAACGCTCtgaaatgttttaaatgaaaaacaacagagaaaaagaaatagTATTGATGGataatcttttttttaattagATTGACAACAGTGTGACAATCTCGTGAGCTATGACAATCAATCCAACAGTCAATCGATAGTTCCGTAATGAACACCCACGGGACTGTAAACATTTGTCCACTTTCCAATATTTTCCTTTTCAGGAACTCTTGAAATGGTCTCCCAAGGTGTTGTTGAAAACCTTTACATCATAGTCACACATATTACGCAACTTCAGTGGTTTTGACAGTCCTCAATAGGAAGAATAAATGGGAAAGATGTTGCAACCATGTAGAACAATGAGCTGACATTCTGTTTCTATGAGAGCACGGCTGCAAATGTGTCTAAATATAGCAGAGATCTTACCAGTCACATCACTTGGGAACTAAATTGTCTTTccgtttctcacacacaaacccgcacacacacacacacctcggcaGTTAAGATCACTTGACATTCATGACAGTTCCACACAGCCTGAGCCAACTTTAACTGTAATtaacatgggagtcaggtggctgagcggtgagggagtcgggttagtaatctgaaggttgccagttcgattcccggccgtgcaatatgacgttgtgtccttgggcaaggcatttcaccctacttgcttcggggggaatgtccctgtacttactgtaagtcgctctggataagagtgtctgctaaatgactaaatgtaaatgtaactacagCAGCTGCTAATAATACTACTGCTGTATccatcttcctcactctctcactttatCTCTCGTCACTTtcccgctctctcgctctcattttCCATAGAGCCTTTTTACAGCAGGGTCTCAAGGCCAAGCCTACCAgcttacacagagagagaggggagttacACTGTATGGATTAGTGGGGCACCAGCAGCGTAGCATAGCGCTAGCTGAGCGGGATGCTAACGGCGGCAGCGTGAGCTTATTAGCGGGCCCACCCGTGGGGAATGGGGGCTGAGCATAGCGTGCTAACCCGGGGCAGACAACGGCTAGCGGCAGCGCTCGTTCATCATTGGTGGGAGTCAGATTAAAGCTCTTTGTCATAGACTCTCAGTGGTGTGATCAATTAGGGCCTGGAAAGGGAATGGCGGTGCTTTGGAGTAGaagagaaggtggagggaggaaagagcgaGGGCAAACTGGAGGTCGTATAAACACCAAATCCAGTCAGGGAATGAGACAAAAGAGCAACAAGAGGGGAAAAAGGAATAGAGGAGCAAAAGAAGCGTTGATTaacgagggggaggatgagggaggagaaagacacaCTAATGAGTACGGAATAGAAAGGGATGGCTAGCAGGGTCGCAGAAAATGAAGAAGGAAAGGGCAGAAAAACGGCTAAAAATAGAGTGAAAGGAGTTGAAAAGGAAGgggtgaggaaaggaaaaagacTGTTAGAAACAGCGTCTTGCTCCAGTACCTGTACTCGCGGGTCCTGAGGGAGTAGAGCTTGAAGGCGCAGCCCAGAGCGATGACCAACAGTAGGCCGCACACCAAGCTGCCAATCAGCGCCGCCGTGATCACCTTCCGGGGAACGGCCGCCAGACAGTCTCTCTCGTCGCTTCCGTCCAGACAGTCCTCCTGGCCGTCGCAGCGCCACGTCTCGAAGATGCACAGGTTTGTGCCGCAGTGGAAGTTTCCGGGCTGGCAGTCGTAGCAGTTCTTCTCGTCCGAGCCGTCGGGGCATCTCTTTTGGTTGTTGCAGCGCTCCGAGGAGGGGTAGCAGGCACCGCTGCCTCCCTCGCACGGGTACTCGCCCTCCTGGCACGCGGGGCACTGCTCTTCGTCGCGGCCCGTGGGGCAGTGCCAGTAGCCGTCGCAGCGCTGCCGCTCCGAGTAGCATCCCTGGTCGCCGCCGCACGGGTGCTCGCCCGGGAAACAGTAACCTTTGACCTTTTGAGGAAACGAGAGCGGATCGGAGTTCAGGAGCGCAAGACAGAGATGAATGCATTTGAATTAACTGATTTTGAAGACAGTCTCCATCCAATCTCTTATACGATAATTAATTATAATATTTGATCTTTTAGCGACCTAGTCAGAATCTGCAAGGAGGGAAAGGGACCAGACTTTGAGGAACGTGACCACTGTGTAGCAGAAGCCTTAAAAAGCTGTCCACAAACACAGGGCCCTCAACCCCCGTCAACCACATCAACACCGAACGCTTCAGACAGGCAGTCAAGAAGCCACTCAGGGACCCACCTGGTATGTGGCGTTGAACCCGTGTCCGGGGCTCCGCGGCTGAGCCAGGTACAGCACGCTcatctgccccctgctggactcCAACAGGGCCGGCCTGCGGTTGTTGTGGTGCGACAGGGCCTGTAGGAGGCGCTCCGCCCTCTGCACCAGGCCGTCGTACACGTGGAGGGAGTCCCCCGGGCCTAGCTGGAGGTCCAGCTGCAGCATGATGGGCTTGGGGTCCTGGGTGTCCAGCAGCCAGGAGCAGCGCAGCTCCGCTCCCTGGGCGCTCCGGTTCGGCCTGAAGAAGTCCGGCGAGGCGAAAGAGCCGTAGAAGTTCCCCAGGCGCTTGCCGCAGGCCGTGTCGGGGCAGCCCGCCTCGTCGGAGCCGTCGGGGCAGTCGCGGGCGCCGTTGCAGCGCGTCGAGGGGGGCAGGCAGCGGGTGGACTGGGCATGCGTGCAGGACAGGGAGCCAGCGGGGCACAGGCCGGGCCGGGACTCGGTGGGTGGAGGGGCGCAGTTACGTTCGTCGGTGGCGTCGCCGCACTCGTCTAGGCCGTTGCACTTCCAGGTGCGGGGGAGGCATTTTCCGTTCCCGCAGAGGTACTCGTCGCTCTGGCAACTGCTCTGACCCAGACGGCCTGCGAATGGAGAGACGGAAGGGGATTGGCGGGACTGACTAGACAGCGTCAGACAGACGTAGCAGCCAGTAGGGATGAACGGCTAGTCGCTACATAGACAAGGCACATACCCACACTTGCCACAACACTATGCCTCACCATCTGTACCATGTTTGGGCGGACGAAAGTCAGAATCCCTGTTACGCTGCATGATACTGGTTATTCAGGGATGACATGATATAGCTACGTATACACTGTCCTAGTTTGTGGAATGACGGCAAACCACCAAATATTCAGCTTGGATACAGGGACATGGCAACCTAAACCAATTCTTTCCAACTGCCAACGACCGTCAACTGTAAAAGCTTTAATTACAGAAGCAGCTAATGGTCAGCCATTGATTTGAACACACCCTGATATAAAATTGTTTTAACTGTAGTGCttgcctctgtctcctcccttctGCCGTTCATATTTAGCATGATGGTGCCTTATTTGTTTATTCATTAATTCAATCAACGATCAAATTTGTTTATTAAAATGAAACGCTTGCATGCTGAGCTCCCCTCTGAGAAGTCATGTTTGATAACAACCAGTGTTTTGGCTCCATTAGCCAAAGGATGGATTTGACATGTTGACTATcagcaggagagcaggtagACATGTTTacaagctaacacacacacacacacacaggcagcaacACACAAGAACCCACAGTGCTGCATAGCTGAAATCTCAGTTTACTTCAGAATTATCAACACAGTGCATTCCATTgtgtctggcctggcctgtGTCAACATGTCTTAGTACAGCTGTCGCTGATCCAGCAAAGTCAGTCCACACCACAACACAGTCTTGCAGCCCTGAACCCTCCCATGGCTCAACATGATAAGACTTTAGCTCGATGGGTTAATATAGTCTTGGGGTACGACAACTCATCATAAAAACCCAGTTCCCATCATAATCCTTCGCGCACTTTCCTTCAATCCGAACCATCTCCCTGTGGGGGGAGAACCTAGGCTTTAGCTTGTGGGGCTAAGGCTTCGTCCTAGCGCCCTCTCGAACTCTAAGCTCCACTCACCACGGATGTAGGAGAGACGAAAGCCCTGGGCTTGGCCGGAGCTGTTGGCCCGGGAGTGGAAGTGGAGCCACACGCGTCCTcgggaggagatgaagggagggggcaggagggtgccGCAGACCCGGTactcctccctccaggtggGGCCGAGGAGCAGCCAGTCCCCCGCACACCGCCCCGAGTCCTCCAGGTCGAAGTTACGGaaactagaggaggaggagaaaggaagaagGATTAGGAACGTTAAGGGGGGAAATGTTGCATTTCTTAACCTTGTGcggatgctgtgtgtgtcccGGAGGGATTTCTTCCGTCGAAATGACACCATCGTTATTGTGGATGTTGCTACAACTCACACCTTGCTGAGGCTGCCCGCtcagtctcccctccctcccaataCACCAGCTTTTGGATTCAGAGTAAGGATGGATAAAAGGTAATGTGCTGGGACTCGTCTAGGCGCCTGTAATTCGCGCAGGTTCCCTTGGAGACAGCCATCGGCAGCCCAAAGACCCAATTTAGCGCTCAGACGAGCAGCATCTTCACACCGGCTGTGAAGCGGCTCTGACTCGGGGCCTGCGGTCACATCATGAAACGCGGCTTCCAAAAAAGCAGATTTTACTTTCTCGCATCTCAATATGATTCACACAGATGAATCGTAATCCCGTCTGGTTAGCGGTACGGGTGCATGTAaaaacgtgtctgtgtgtgaactgaCTGTGCGAGTGCCCCCAAGTGCAACCAAGAACCGTCATATCAAGTTTTACTGTAGGCAGTGTGTATGTGAACAGCTGGTTCCAGatatgagtgtgagagaggaagtACAGCCAAGAGAAGATGTCTAATCTCCTGACTCTTACTCTAAAGGGCAGCAATCTGGCTATTTATCCCCTGCCccaagctagctagcctagccgaCAGCTGCTTATCAAATCACTCGCTGCTGCCAATGTGCCAAAGAGGGTCTGAGAGCCCATTAATGCTACATATCAACACTGCAACACAGCAGCTCTTTATGGCCAATAAAATGTCCCTTTTAAAGCTTTGCTGCGAGGGAGGCCGTCTAACTCTCTACAGCCCTGG harbors:
- the lrp3 gene encoding low-density lipoprotein receptor-related protein 3 — its product is MMERLGAPELLLIKWICIRFALVCVAACSGKVELHTERRGVIYSPSWPLNYPPGMNCSWNIQGDRGEVITISFRNFDLEDSGRCAGDWLLLGPTWREEYRVCGTLLPPPFISSRGRVWLHFHSRANSSGQAQGFRLSYIRGRLGQSSCQSDEYLCGNGKCLPRTWKCNGLDECGDATDERNCAPPPTESRPGLCPAGSLSCTHAQSTRCLPPSTRCNGARDCPDGSDEAGCPDTACGKRLGNFYGSFASPDFFRPNRSAQGAELRCSWLLDTQDPKPIMLQLDLQLGPGDSLHVYDGLVQRAERLLQALSHHNNRRPALLESSRGQMSVLYLAQPRSPGHGFNATYQVKGYCFPGEHPCGGDQGCYSERQRCDGYWHCPTGRDEEQCPACQEGEYPCEGGSGACYPSSERCNNQKRCPDGSDEKNCYDCQPGNFHCGTNLCIFETWRCDGQEDCLDGSDERDCLAAVPRKVITAALIGSLVCGLLLVIALGCAFKLYSLRTREYRAFETQMTRLEAEFVQREAPPSYGQLIAQGLIPPVEDFPVYNPTQASVLQNLRTAMRRQIRRHSSRRATSRRRLGRLWSRLFHRGSRLRGQIPLLTPPGSAQVTLGLYSYHTAEGANGSSGGGPPQTPSPCSTAALGLALQAHSEALSHPPSESPPSPLSPHSASSSQEEELSPGSPESRSSAAQEDEIVSPSGLGDPAPPYPSQDSAGGSYNRRASRKLVLDLAANVRGVALRRYSSLGGPAPLVPAACPSDPLTLLFEAQRATSPSGMSDRSGGSPASPPGMPIRGGRGARRGHRGNEEEELGDGDESLLVC